The Anaerolineae bacterium genome segment GCTTCGGCGATGAGGTCCGAGGCATGCGGGCCCATGATGTGGACGCCCAGGATTTTACCGCCGCGCCCCTCCGGCGTCTTCTCGCAGATCATGCGGATCTGCCCCTCGGTCTCGCCCATGGCCAGGGCGCGGCCGTTGATGTTGAAGGGGAAGCGCTCGACCACGGCCTCAATGCCCATCTCTTTGACATCGGTGGAGGTCAGGCCGACGCTGGCGATTTCCGGGATGGTGAAGATGCAGGCCGGCACGGCGCGGTAGTCGGCCTCGCGCGGGTGCCCCAGCGCGTTCTCCACAGCGATCTCTCCCTCGTAGGAAGCGACGTGCGCCAGTTGGGGGGTGGGGATGACATCGCCGATGGCGTAGATGCCGGGGATGTTGGTCTCCATGCGTT includes the following:
- a CDS encoding FAD-dependent oxidoreductase translates to AKRYRSLLARQGTEITIGVDCKQIVQTDAGTLRVEYEMKGKPGFAEGELVLLSIGRTAYTDGLGIEDLGIEMEGRNIKVNKRMETNIPGIYAIGDVIPTPQLAHVASYEGEIAVENALGHPREADYRAVPACIFTIPEIASVGLTSTDVKEMGIEAVVERFPFNINGRALAMGETEGQIRMICEKTPEGRGGKILGVHIMGPHASDLIAEAALAIQAGMTARELAETIHAHPTIPEVLMEVAKAAAFGEAIHYRKV